A window from Corynebacterium singulare encodes these proteins:
- a CDS encoding deoxyguanosinetriphosphate triphosphohydrolase codes for MSYNYSADDVARLAAETPKGSAYRETEEHRGAFSRDRARVLHSAALRRLADKTQVVGPRDGDTPRTRLTHSLEVSQIARSIGAGLGLDPDLCDMAGLTHDIGHPPYGHNGENALNEVALGGFEGNAQTLRILTKLEPKVVLDTPAGPHSYGLNLTRAALDAACKYPWTKTNPDGTTNRKYGAYDEDVDVLEWLRQGHSDQRKSMEAQVMDWSDDIAYSVHDVEDGIISRRISLSVLWDLVELAHLADKGAKAFGGTADELLEAADRLRQLDVINAIGNFGYTLTDYAKLKKMTSELVGRYVGATVSATQEANNGPLGRMNGVLQVPPGAVAEVTLLKTIAVLYVMDEPAHVARQDRQRERIFRVYDYLVAGAPGSLDATFALWWRQAETDLERDRAVIDQIASMTESRLERLAQRSAELFGFLS; via the coding sequence GTGAGCTACAACTATTCCGCCGATGACGTCGCCCGCCTCGCCGCCGAGACCCCAAAAGGCTCGGCCTACCGCGAGACCGAAGAGCATCGCGGAGCTTTCTCCCGGGATCGCGCCCGCGTCCTGCACTCCGCGGCCCTGCGCCGCTTGGCGGATAAGACACAGGTCGTCGGCCCCCGCGATGGCGATACGCCGCGTACCCGCCTGACCCACTCTTTGGAGGTCAGCCAAATCGCGCGCAGCATCGGCGCCGGCCTCGGCCTCGATCCTGACCTGTGTGACATGGCTGGGCTTACCCATGACATCGGCCACCCGCCCTACGGTCACAACGGCGAAAACGCCCTCAATGAGGTCGCCCTCGGCGGCTTCGAAGGCAATGCCCAGACTCTGCGCATCCTCACCAAATTGGAACCCAAGGTAGTACTCGATACCCCGGCGGGCCCGCACAGCTATGGCCTCAACCTCACCCGCGCCGCGCTCGACGCCGCCTGCAAGTATCCCTGGACCAAGACCAACCCGGATGGCACCACCAACCGCAAATATGGCGCCTATGACGAGGACGTCGACGTGCTCGAGTGGCTCCGGCAGGGCCATAGCGATCAGCGCAAGTCCATGGAAGCCCAAGTTATGGACTGGTCCGATGACATCGCATACTCGGTCCATGACGTGGAAGACGGCATCATTTCGCGCCGCATTTCGCTCAGCGTTCTCTGGGACCTGGTCGAGCTTGCGCACCTTGCGGACAAGGGCGCAAAGGCTTTCGGCGGCACCGCCGACGAGCTACTGGAAGCCGCGGACCGGCTTCGCCAGCTGGATGTCATCAACGCAATCGGCAATTTCGGCTACACGCTTACCGACTACGCAAAACTGAAAAAGATGACCTCGGAACTGGTTGGCCGCTACGTCGGCGCCACCGTGTCCGCCACGCAGGAAGCCAATAATGGCCCGCTCGGACGCATGAACGGTGTTCTCCAGGTCCCGCCAGGTGCCGTGGCAGAGGTGACCCTGCTCAAGACCATTGCCGTTCTCTACGTCATGGATGAGCCCGCCCACGTGGCCCGGCAAGACCGCCAGCGCGAGCGCATCTTCCGCGTCTATGACTACCTCGTGGCAGGAGCCCCCGGTTCCCTCGATGCCACCTTCGCCCTGTGGTGGCGCCAGGCAGAAACCGATCTCGAGCGTGATCGCGCCGTCATTGACCAGATTGCCTCCATGACGGAATCCCGCCTGGAGCGCCTTGCCCAGCGCAGTGCCGAGCTGTTCGGTTTTCTGAGCTAA
- the recO gene encoding DNA repair protein RecO translates to MRENFRDRALVIRTYDFGEADRIIVLLTRNHGLVRGVAKGVRRAKSRFGSRLQLFVNLDVQLYPGRNLYTISQADTVDYFGARIIEDYDRYTAACAALESAERLAAADAPGDPYLYDACVKVLDQLQHGDPLVLLDSFLLQAMSHAGWAPSLFDCAQCQRPGPHHAFHPAVGGAACHQCRPPGAAEVDPETLHHMWLIAHGHPSQPTHAQAQEAHRLTRAHLQWHLERSVGALGIMEQ, encoded by the coding sequence ATGCGGGAAAATTTCCGCGACCGCGCCCTTGTCATCCGCACGTATGATTTCGGGGAAGCGGACCGCATCATCGTGCTCCTCACCCGCAATCATGGGCTCGTGCGGGGCGTCGCCAAGGGCGTGCGCCGAGCCAAGTCGCGTTTTGGCTCGCGCTTGCAGCTCTTTGTCAACCTCGATGTGCAGCTCTATCCCGGCCGCAACCTGTACACCATCTCCCAGGCGGATACCGTGGATTATTTCGGCGCGCGCATCATCGAGGACTATGACCGCTACACCGCGGCCTGCGCGGCCCTCGAATCAGCCGAGCGCCTCGCCGCCGCAGATGCCCCCGGGGACCCCTATCTCTACGACGCGTGCGTGAAGGTCCTTGACCAACTCCAGCACGGCGATCCGCTTGTGCTTCTCGATTCCTTCCTCCTCCAAGCCATGTCCCACGCCGGCTGGGCGCCCAGCCTCTTCGACTGCGCGCAATGCCAGCGCCCCGGCCCTCACCACGCCTTTCATCCGGCCGTCGGCGGGGCCGCCTGCCATCAATGTCGCCCGCCCGGGGCAGCCGAGGTGGACCCGGAAACCCTGCACCACATGTGGCTCATCGCCCACGGTCACCCGAGCCAGCCCACGCACGCCCAAGCCCAGGAAGCCCACCGCCTGACCCGGGCTCACCTGCAGTGGCACCTTGAGCGTTCCGTTGGCGCGCTGGGGATCATGGAACAGTAG
- a CDS encoding glycine--tRNA ligase, with the protein MASVIDTVVSLCKRRGLVYQAGEIYGGSRSAWDYGPLGVELKENIKRQWWRHMVQSRDDVVGVDTSVIQPRQVWVSSGHVEVFTDPLVESRHTGKRYRADHLIEAYEEKHGHEPENGLADINDPETGQPGDWTEPKAFSGLLKTFLGPVDDEQGLHYLRPETAQGIFVNFKNVMTSARVKPPFGIANIGKSFRNEITPGNFIFRTREFEQMEMEFFVKPGEDEEWHQYWIDDRYNWYIDLGIKEENLRLYEHPQEKLSHYSKRTVDVEYAYNFKGSKWGELEGVANRTDYDLSVHAKGSGEDLSYFDQESGERWTPYVIEPAAGLGRAMMAFLIDAYDEEEAPNAKGGTDKRVVLRLDRRLAPVKVAVLPLSKKEELSTPARELANKLRANWNVEFDTSGAIGRRYRRQDEIGTPFCVTYDFDTLEDNAVTVRERDSMEQERVKLDELEAYLATRLIGC; encoded by the coding sequence ATGGCATCCGTCATTGATACCGTCGTCAGCCTGTGCAAGCGCCGCGGCTTGGTCTACCAGGCAGGTGAAATTTATGGCGGTTCCCGCTCTGCGTGGGACTACGGCCCGCTTGGCGTTGAACTGAAGGAAAACATCAAGCGCCAGTGGTGGCGCCACATGGTGCAGTCGCGCGACGACGTCGTGGGTGTTGACACCTCCGTGATTCAGCCCCGTCAGGTGTGGGTGTCCTCCGGCCACGTCGAGGTCTTTACCGATCCGCTCGTTGAATCCCGCCACACTGGTAAGCGCTACCGCGCTGATCACCTCATTGAGGCCTACGAGGAGAAGCACGGTCACGAGCCGGAGAACGGCCTGGCGGACATTAATGACCCGGAGACCGGCCAGCCCGGTGACTGGACCGAGCCGAAAGCCTTCTCCGGACTGCTCAAGACCTTCCTCGGCCCGGTTGATGACGAGCAGGGCCTGCACTACCTGCGCCCGGAGACCGCCCAGGGCATCTTCGTCAACTTCAAGAATGTCATGACATCTGCCCGCGTGAAGCCGCCGTTCGGCATCGCGAACATCGGTAAGTCCTTCCGCAACGAGATCACCCCCGGTAACTTCATCTTCCGTACGCGTGAGTTCGAGCAGATGGAGATGGAGTTCTTCGTCAAGCCGGGCGAGGACGAAGAGTGGCACCAGTACTGGATTGATGACCGCTACAACTGGTACATCGACCTCGGTATCAAGGAAGAGAACCTGCGCCTCTACGAGCACCCGCAGGAGAAGCTCTCTCACTACTCCAAGCGCACCGTGGACGTGGAGTACGCCTACAACTTCAAGGGCTCTAAGTGGGGCGAGCTGGAAGGCGTGGCCAACCGAACCGACTATGACCTGTCTGTGCATGCGAAGGGCTCCGGCGAGGACCTGTCTTACTTTGACCAGGAGTCCGGCGAGCGCTGGACCCCGTACGTCATCGAGCCGGCCGCTGGCCTTGGTCGTGCCATGATGGCCTTCCTCATCGATGCCTATGACGAGGAAGAAGCCCCGAACGCCAAGGGCGGTACCGATAAGCGCGTGGTCCTGCGCCTTGACCGCCGCCTCGCCCCGGTCAAGGTGGCTGTGCTGCCGCTGTCCAAGAAGGAAGAGCTGTCCACCCCGGCCCGTGAACTCGCCAACAAGCTGCGCGCGAACTGGAATGTCGAGTTTGACACCTCCGGTGCCATCGGCCGCCGCTACCGACGTCAGGACGAGATCGGTACTCCGTTCTGCGTGACCTATGACTTCGACACCCTCGAGGACAACGCGGTCACCGTCCGTGAGCGTGACTCCATGGAGCAGGAGCGCGTCAAGCTTGATGAGCTTGAGGCATACCTGGCCACCCGCCTGATCGGCTGCTAA
- a CDS encoding ArsR/SmtB family transcription factor, translated as MSTTQLAPLSFDITAAATVISALDSPLRIDIIQRLAERDHYVHELVSATGKSQPLISQHLRVLKRANIVDSERSGREVRYTLAAPKVLPLLADAAQATT; from the coding sequence GTGAGCACCACCCAATTGGCCCCTCTCTCCTTTGATATCACCGCCGCCGCAACGGTAATCAGCGCTTTAGATTCACCACTGCGCATCGATATCATTCAGCGTCTCGCTGAGCGTGATCACTACGTCCACGAACTCGTCTCCGCTACGGGCAAGTCCCAGCCTCTCATTAGCCAGCACCTGCGCGTTCTCAAGCGCGCGAACATCGTAGACAGCGAGCGTTCCGGCCGCGAGGTGCGCTACACGTTGGCGGCCCCGAAGGTGCTGCCGCTGCTTGCCGACGCCGCCCAGGCCACCACCTAA
- a CDS encoding TPM domain-containing protein — protein sequence MTIAARIGRAALAALVLGCATAGPAVAAELIVAAPEASALKDKVTDEAGVLSSSEKSELEDKIVALQQEHHVVIFVVFASSLPEGAESYANGIVKAKGPNSAAYVVGVDDSTVGVQTGNDWPRGRLDVMYDAAYAKLVDGHQYGPSALALVDAAATGSAGSSGSSGSGSSGSADSAGSSDGSGGLWLAGGAGALVLAGGGIAAASRRKTKKDSAASLESARQIEPGNTSQLDRLDMATLSQLAQEELVSTDESIRRGKEELDIAVAEFGPERTRPFSRAMSHSMLTLQKAFQLQQQLDDNLPTSQGERRQMLVEIISSCGQADDALDAQAADFAQMRDLLINAGSKLDELTRRTVDLRGRLPQASATLSSLRGSYSEEALSSIADNPEMAEVSLTEAEKLLDRGRELQSKPAGQQGPLVGIIRDCEHALEISDRLLTGVENAETSIASAKANLQALIEEIEDEITEARELEQRGKAQGSPADWSALEELLSLARTAVDQARSNGQADPLGQYTALTAIDTKLDEQLDTVRETNSTRERQLSLYRQQMASAESSIQAAEDLLSSRGRVIGSEARVALADATRLHAQAQSAASTDLCAALTFSRDAAAAAQTSLNRAKSDLDAYRRQQQRRQANDVASNVLTGMVLGQVLGGGSRGHGGGFGGGFGGGFGGGGFGGGGFSGGGGGGFRGGSF from the coding sequence ATGACTATTGCTGCTCGTATCGGCCGCGCCGCCCTCGCCGCCCTCGTGCTGGGTTGCGCCACTGCCGGCCCTGCTGTGGCCGCGGAATTAATTGTCGCCGCCCCCGAGGCGTCCGCCCTCAAGGACAAAGTGACGGATGAGGCCGGGGTGCTCTCCAGCTCGGAGAAGTCCGAGTTGGAGGACAAGATTGTGGCTCTGCAACAGGAGCACCACGTGGTGATTTTCGTGGTCTTTGCCTCCTCCCTGCCGGAGGGCGCGGAGAGCTACGCCAACGGCATTGTGAAGGCCAAGGGCCCGAACTCCGCGGCCTATGTGGTGGGTGTGGATGATTCCACCGTCGGCGTGCAGACCGGTAATGACTGGCCCCGCGGGCGCCTCGATGTCATGTATGACGCGGCATACGCGAAGCTTGTCGACGGTCACCAGTACGGCCCCTCTGCCCTCGCGCTTGTCGACGCTGCCGCAACCGGTTCCGCAGGTTCCTCCGGCTCCTCCGGCTCCGGCTCTTCGGGGTCTGCTGATTCCGCGGGTTCCTCGGATGGCTCCGGCGGCCTCTGGTTGGCTGGCGGCGCAGGTGCCCTGGTGCTGGCCGGTGGCGGCATCGCGGCGGCAAGCCGGCGCAAGACCAAGAAGGACTCCGCGGCCTCTCTGGAGTCCGCTCGCCAGATTGAGCCGGGTAATACCTCACAGCTGGACCGGCTGGATATGGCGACGCTCTCCCAGCTGGCGCAGGAAGAGCTGGTCTCCACTGACGAGTCCATTCGCCGCGGCAAGGAAGAGCTCGATATCGCAGTCGCCGAGTTCGGCCCGGAGCGCACCCGCCCGTTTAGCCGCGCCATGAGCCACTCCATGCTGACCCTGCAGAAAGCCTTCCAGCTGCAGCAGCAACTCGATGACAACCTGCCCACCTCCCAGGGCGAGCGCCGGCAGATGCTGGTGGAGATTATTTCCTCTTGTGGCCAGGCTGACGATGCCCTCGACGCGCAGGCAGCGGACTTCGCCCAGATGCGTGACCTGCTCATTAATGCCGGATCCAAGCTCGATGAGCTCACGCGCCGCACGGTGGATCTGCGAGGCCGCCTGCCGCAGGCTAGTGCCACGTTGTCGTCCCTTCGCGGGTCCTATTCGGAAGAGGCGCTCTCCTCCATCGCGGATAACCCAGAGATGGCGGAAGTCTCCCTCACCGAGGCCGAAAAACTCCTCGACCGCGGCCGCGAGCTTCAGTCCAAGCCGGCCGGCCAGCAAGGACCGTTGGTCGGTATTATTCGCGATTGTGAACACGCCCTCGAGATCTCCGACCGGCTCCTCACCGGCGTAGAGAACGCCGAGACCTCCATCGCCTCAGCCAAGGCAAACCTGCAGGCGCTCATTGAGGAAATCGAGGACGAAATCACCGAAGCCCGTGAACTCGAGCAGCGCGGCAAGGCTCAAGGCTCCCCGGCTGATTGGTCCGCCTTGGAAGAGTTACTTTCGCTGGCTCGAACTGCTGTTGACCAGGCTCGCAGCAACGGTCAGGCTGACCCGCTGGGCCAGTACACCGCCCTGACGGCAATCGATACCAAACTCGACGAGCAACTCGACACCGTCCGCGAGACCAATTCCACTCGTGAGCGCCAGCTCTCCCTTTACCGCCAGCAGATGGCTTCCGCGGAATCCTCCATCCAGGCAGCTGAGGACCTGCTCTCCTCCCGCGGGCGCGTCATCGGTTCTGAAGCGCGCGTGGCTCTGGCTGATGCCACCCGCCTCCACGCCCAAGCCCAGAGCGCCGCCTCCACGGACCTGTGCGCGGCCCTCACATTCTCCCGCGATGCTGCCGCTGCCGCGCAGACCTCCCTTAACCGAGCCAAGAGCGATCTGGATGCTTACCGCCGCCAGCAGCAGCGCCGCCAAGCCAATGACGTTGCGAGCAACGTCCTCACCGGCATGGTCTTGGGCCAAGTCCTCGGCGGCGGCTCCCGCGGCCACGGCGGTGGTTTCGGCGGGGGCTTCGGTGGCGGCTTCGGCGGCGGAGGCTTCGGAGGCGGAGGATTCAGCGGCGGCGGTGGCGGTGGCTTCCGCGGCGGCTCCTTCTAG
- a CDS encoding isoprenyl transferase, translated as MITPDPNRVLHPPAIPQEFLPRHIALVMDGNGRWAEERGMKRTEGHRRGEAVLLDVVDACLALGVDYLSAYAFSTENWRRSAEEVRFLMGFNRDVLRRQRHWLNEKGVRVVWAGRRPRLWRSVIKELEAAEELTKDNTKMTLVMCVNYGGRAELVDGIRVLAEQVSRGELDPRSITEKTVSSVMYDPDMPDVDLFLRPSGEKRTSNFLLWQSAYAEMIYQDKLFPDFTPEDLFAAVEEYARRDRRFGGVK; from the coding sequence GTGATTACGCCTGACCCGAACCGAGTCCTCCATCCGCCCGCTATCCCGCAGGAGTTCCTGCCGCGCCACATCGCGCTGGTCATGGACGGCAATGGCCGCTGGGCGGAGGAGCGCGGCATGAAGCGCACCGAGGGCCACCGAAGGGGAGAAGCAGTGCTTCTCGACGTTGTCGATGCCTGCCTCGCCCTCGGCGTTGATTACCTCTCCGCCTATGCCTTCTCCACGGAGAACTGGCGCCGGAGTGCCGAGGAGGTGCGCTTCCTCATGGGCTTTAACCGCGATGTGCTGCGCCGCCAGCGCCATTGGCTCAATGAAAAGGGAGTGCGCGTGGTGTGGGCCGGCCGTCGCCCGCGCCTGTGGCGCTCGGTCATCAAGGAGCTCGAGGCCGCTGAGGAGCTCACCAAGGACAACACCAAGATGACCCTGGTGATGTGCGTGAATTACGGTGGGCGAGCTGAGCTTGTCGACGGCATCCGCGTCCTCGCCGAGCAGGTCTCCCGCGGCGAGCTTGATCCGCGCAGCATCACCGAGAAGACGGTGAGCTCAGTGATGTATGACCCCGACATGCCGGACGTAGATTTGTTCCTGCGCCCCTCCGGCGAGAAGCGCACCTCCAACTTCCTGCTCTGGCAGTCGGCTTACGCAGAGATGATTTATCAGGACAAGCTCTTCCCGGACTTCACTCCGGAGGATCTGTTTGCGGCGGTGGAAGAGTACGCGCGGCGTGACCGCCGCTTTGGAGGAGTGAAGTAG
- a CDS encoding ribonuclease domain-containing protein, translating to MSQSSPSRKSLPALIGGALLVLVAGYFGIDLGGGEHDGGAQSGPASEAAEASGESRSGDRGDVDKHSSDDGDLPTCAMDTLPEQAKDTAQDILAGGPYDYPDNDNARFGNYEGVLPQQDRNYYREYTVDTPGLNHRGAKRIVTGGGSETDPDVWYYTDDHYESFCTIPDAE from the coding sequence ATGTCCCAGTCCTCCCCCTCCAGAAAATCGCTTCCGGCTCTCATCGGCGGTGCGCTGCTTGTACTCGTTGCGGGCTACTTTGGCATCGATCTTGGCGGCGGAGAACACGACGGCGGTGCACAATCCGGCCCGGCTTCTGAGGCTGCTGAGGCCTCGGGAGAATCGCGGTCGGGGGATCGGGGGGACGTCGACAAGCACAGCTCCGACGATGGTGACCTGCCCACCTGCGCCATGGACACCCTGCCCGAGCAGGCCAAGGACACAGCGCAGGACATCCTGGCCGGCGGACCTTATGACTATCCGGACAATGACAATGCGCGTTTTGGCAATTACGAGGGCGTGCTGCCGCAGCAAGACCGCAACTATTACCGCGAGTACACCGTGGACACCCCGGGTCTTAACCACCGCGGCGCCAAGCGCATCGTGACTGGTGGCGGCAGCGAAACCGACCCGGATGTGTGGTACTACACCGATGACCACTATGAGAGCTTCTGCACGATTCCGGACGCTGAGTAG
- a CDS encoding YdcF family protein, which translates to MKYVIVLGAAQYDGRPSRILAGRVRYAAEHAAAHNLPIVTVGGNLPGDRFTEAGVAKRLLENTTLDVTALEEGLDTRSSLAAARDKLGVTEAVIVTDPLHRLRTFLIARQEGIRATVLGTPYYPSPRFSIPWWRYLAHETGGLIYLGLRTAVGEKRSAGLRTAFYRIERIIRPNQALRHSVIGARQPQQGDDTA; encoded by the coding sequence GTGAAGTACGTCATTGTTTTAGGAGCCGCGCAATACGACGGCCGCCCCTCCCGCATCCTCGCCGGCCGCGTGCGCTACGCCGCCGAGCACGCCGCCGCACACAACCTGCCCATCGTCACCGTTGGTGGGAACTTACCTGGCGATAGGTTCACCGAGGCCGGCGTGGCCAAGCGCCTGCTGGAGAACACCACCCTTGACGTCACCGCTCTCGAGGAGGGGCTTGATACCCGCAGCTCACTCGCGGCCGCGCGCGACAAGCTCGGCGTCACCGAAGCTGTCATCGTCACCGATCCACTCCACCGCCTGCGCACCTTCCTCATCGCCCGCCAAGAGGGGATACGCGCCACGGTTCTGGGAACGCCCTACTATCCGTCCCCGCGGTTCTCCATTCCGTGGTGGCGCTACCTCGCGCACGAGACCGGTGGGCTGATCTACCTCGGACTTCGCACCGCAGTAGGGGAGAAGCGTTCCGCCGGACTCCGCACGGCCTTCTACCGCATCGAGCGCATCATCCGCCCCAACCAGGCACTGCGCCACAGCGTCATTGGCGCGAGGCAGCCCCAGCAGGGCGACGACACCGCCTAA
- the dnaG gene encoding DNA primase, which yields MARGRIPDSDIQAIRERAPIEEIVGEYVQLKPAGYDSLKGLSPFKDEKTPSFHVRPQRGYYHCFSTGKGGDVYSFLMEMEQVSFPEAVEAVAQKIGYHINYQGGSTGARDEKPGTRQRLIAANKAAHEFYRQQLETPQAAPGREFLLDRGFSKEIIYDFECGYAPEGWDTATKHLLRMGFSFEELEAAGISTMGKRGPIDRFHRRLLWPIKDLSGNVIGFGARKLFDDDKLGKYMNTPETMLYRKSKVLFGLDLAKRSIAEQHQAVVVEGYTDVMAMYAAGVKTAVASCGTAFGGDHLQVLRRLMLDDSYFHGELIYTFDGDEAGQKAAMRAFEGEQKFTGQSFVSVAPDGMDPCDLRLERGDAAVRDLVADRIPMFEFVIRSVIDEFRIDTAEGRLQALRRAVPVVAQIRDAPLQREYARRLAGWVGWPDPEEVLHQVRQEARKPKKQERPRFASLEETSSAPAQANAPVMHIPGPREPHLWPQREALKLALQYPQIAGSYFDGITEDAYSNEAYRTVRQAISTLGGVTAGAGMPGVEWLAAVAGEMLDLTARNFVSELAVEPIKLGETGNSDTDLEAYADSVLSRLQEARVGDQVAQLKAQLGRMRPSDDEEAYNSLFADLVALEQARRELNDRAFRGVR from the coding sequence ATGGCACGAGGCAGAATTCCGGACAGCGACATTCAAGCTATCCGTGAACGCGCGCCTATTGAGGAAATCGTGGGTGAATACGTCCAGCTCAAACCCGCCGGCTATGACTCACTCAAGGGCTTGAGCCCCTTCAAGGATGAAAAGACCCCGTCCTTCCACGTGCGTCCACAGCGCGGGTACTATCACTGCTTCTCCACCGGTAAGGGCGGGGATGTCTACAGCTTTCTCATGGAAATGGAGCAGGTCTCCTTCCCTGAGGCCGTGGAGGCGGTAGCCCAGAAGATTGGCTACCACATCAATTACCAAGGTGGCTCCACCGGAGCGCGCGATGAAAAGCCCGGCACGCGCCAGCGCCTCATCGCCGCCAACAAGGCCGCCCACGAGTTTTACCGTCAGCAGCTAGAGACTCCGCAGGCAGCGCCTGGGCGTGAGTTCCTCCTTGACCGTGGCTTCTCCAAGGAGATCATTTATGACTTTGAGTGCGGCTATGCGCCCGAGGGCTGGGACACCGCCACCAAGCATCTGCTGCGCATGGGCTTTTCCTTTGAGGAGCTGGAAGCTGCCGGCATTTCGACGATGGGCAAGCGCGGTCCCATCGACCGTTTCCACCGGCGCCTGCTGTGGCCCATCAAGGACCTGTCCGGCAACGTGATTGGTTTCGGTGCGCGCAAGCTTTTCGACGATGACAAGCTGGGCAAGTACATGAACACCCCCGAAACCATGCTCTACCGCAAGTCCAAGGTGCTCTTCGGCCTCGACCTGGCCAAGCGCAGCATTGCGGAGCAGCACCAGGCCGTGGTGGTGGAGGGCTACACGGACGTCATGGCCATGTATGCCGCGGGTGTGAAGACGGCCGTGGCCTCGTGTGGCACCGCCTTCGGCGGTGACCACCTCCAGGTTCTGCGCCGCCTCATGCTCGATGATTCCTACTTCCACGGCGAGCTCATCTACACCTTCGACGGTGACGAGGCGGGCCAAAAGGCCGCCATGCGCGCCTTCGAGGGCGAGCAGAAGTTCACCGGCCAGTCCTTCGTCTCCGTGGCCCCGGACGGCATGGACCCGTGCGATCTGCGCCTCGAGCGAGGCGATGCCGCCGTGCGCGATCTCGTGGCCGACCGCATCCCCATGTTCGAGTTCGTCATCCGCTCCGTCATTGACGAGTTCCGGATCGACACCGCTGAGGGCCGCCTCCAAGCCCTGCGCCGTGCGGTGCCCGTCGTGGCACAGATCCGTGATGCCCCCTTGCAGCGCGAGTATGCCCGCCGCCTTGCTGGCTGGGTAGGCTGGCCGGACCCGGAGGAAGTCCTCCACCAGGTCCGCCAGGAGGCTCGCAAGCCCAAGAAACAGGAGCGCCCGCGCTTCGCCAGCCTGGAGGAAACGTCTTCAGCGCCCGCGCAGGCGAATGCCCCGGTGATGCATATCCCCGGCCCCCGCGAGCCGCACCTGTGGCCCCAACGCGAGGCCCTCAAGCTGGCCCTGCAATACCCGCAGATTGCCGGCAGCTACTTCGATGGCATTACGGAGGACGCCTACTCCAACGAGGCCTATCGCACCGTACGCCAAGCCATTTCCACCTTGGGCGGCGTGACCGCCGGCGCGGGTATGCCCGGCGTGGAATGGCTGGCTGCCGTGGCGGGGGAGATGCTGGACCTTACCGCCCGCAACTTCGTTTCTGAGCTCGCTGTTGAGCCCATCAAGCTAGGGGAGACCGGCAACTCCGACACCGACCTTGAGGCCTATGCCGATTCGGTCCTCTCCCGCCTCCAGGAGGCCCGCGTGGGCGACCAAGTAGCCCAGCTCAAGGCCCAGCTGGGCCGCATGCGCCCCTCCGATGACGAAGAGGCCTATAACTCGCTCTTCGCGGACCTCGTTGCCTTAGAACAAGCCCGCCGCGAGCTCAACGACCGCGCCTTCCGCGGCGTGCGCTAG
- a CDS encoding Fur family transcriptional regulator translates to MAIHDSIPKLGARNTRQRTAVVEVLRKLDKFASAKDIHQALIEGDQKVGLTTVYRTLQSLSEIDAVDALHMPSGETLYRHCDTDAHHHHLVCTKCGRTEEIDGGPIEEWASSVAKEHGFELTGHDAEIFGICADCRA, encoded by the coding sequence ATGGCCATCCACGACAGCATCCCCAAGCTCGGTGCGCGTAACACTCGTCAGCGCACCGCCGTGGTCGAAGTCCTCCGGAAGCTCGACAAGTTCGCATCCGCTAAGGACATTCACCAGGCACTCATTGAAGGCGACCAAAAGGTCGGCCTCACCACGGTCTACCGCACCTTGCAATCTCTGTCTGAGATCGATGCAGTCGACGCACTCCACATGCCATCCGGCGAAACTCTCTATCGCCACTGCGATACCGATGCTCATCACCACCACCTGGTGTGCACCAAGTGTGGCCGTACCGAGGAAATCGACGGCGGCCCGATCGAGGAGTGGGCCTCCTCGGTAGCCAAGGAGCATGGCTTCGAGCTCACCGGGCACGATGCCGAAATCTTCGGCATCTGCGCCGACTGCCGCGCCTAA